Below is a window of Xiphophorus couchianus chromosome 1, X_couchianus-1.0, whole genome shotgun sequence DNA.
ataaaattgttgtagtttgcatctatcacTGAAGATCTCAGAAAACATTGAATGtggttgtaacaaaatgtggtCAAATTCAAGAGTtatgaaaaccttttcaaaacACTGTATATTCATGTATAGTGAGGATAGCAAAGGGCACTGGGGGAAAAATCTCCAAATATTGCTGCCATAGAAATGCAGCAATATTGTATGAAAGATTATGCAAACAACTTATTTAATGGGTTTGGTGCACATCATTACCTTAATCAATTGTTTAGGGTGATGTATCACCTAATGATCAATCATCATTAAGTGATAGAGgacaaatgtaaacagaaagaaaatttaGTAGCCATTTCCAGAATTCTCTCTCATTATTCTAAATGTGTGACATGTTgatttgtaagaaaaacaagacaCCAAACCAATTCcaatttcagcttttattgctttttgtgaATACTCTCACACAAGCTCAAGCCTTCGGTTTCCAGCAGTCAGTTTTACAAAGAATGTGGACATGTATTACAAGACTACAAAAGCTTATTTACAGATAAGTATTGTAGAAATCTCAATTATCAAAAAAAGACAGCTGCACAACTACAGTGtgacacaaagaaaataaaagtaccttgcattttgtttcagagtttgaattgaaaatgaCTATCCTTACAGCAAACCAAATTGCTCAAACAAAAGGGCTCAAACTGGCAACTTGTTGTATTGGCTTCATACGGACATGGAGCAAAACGTTTCTCCAGCTTTCAAGAGTGTGAAGTGTACGATCACAGGGAATATACTTGCAATATGTGctttatacaaaataaaagcagacataTATGATATTTTGGTTAAAGGTGTTCTCAATCGTCTCTGAacagcattaaaacaaaaaaagaaacctgaaaCTACTGTGCTTGGCCTAAAACAACTTTGTCAAATGGTTCTCCTTGGAAATAAACACCAAATAACGAATGGAATTACTGAATACATTATCTACATTAAATTAGatgttcaaatataaaaattaagaaagaaaaaaggttagaaaaaggttttatataTTGAAAAAGGCAGTCTTTGTTATGTCGTTAACTCATCTTCCAGTTTAAAGATCTGGTGACCAGTGGCTGTGAGAAGCTGAAACAGAAGAGGACATCAAGATCCTTCTAAGAAGTCTCCAAGTCCACATGTCTCTTGGTCCTGAAGCCTAATGATCCACAGTGCTACAGATTTACCCTTGGGGTTGTATCATACAGTGTAGAAAACAAGTCAGTTGGCATTCCAGCCTTTCAAGTTAGTTGTGTTCTCCCAGTTCTAATGAGGTCTCTGCGCTGTCCGAAGTTTCAGCACCACCCTCTGTTTGCAGCTCAGGGGAATTACTGCAGGACACCTTTTCACTGGGTAAGCCCTCTgcatcactgctgctgctgttgcacaaAGCATTGTCCTGTTCTAAGGTTGAATGTGTCTCTGATAGAGTCGCTTGCTTCAACTGATCCACAGAGATGTTGCTCTGAACACTGGCGGCAGCACCAGCCTCATTCAACTCTCCTTCCCTCTCAGGTGGTTCAGACGGTGTGCTGCTTTCCCCTAGGAAGAGAAGATGTCACTTTTTAGTGATAGAATGTAGTAGATATTCACAATTATTATGAAGAAATTGAACTGCAGTTAAACCAAAAATGCTTagattttattccattttatgCAAGAGGAGATTGCCAAAGGGATTACATCCTTCATTTGTTTAACGAGattaagtaaaaattaaaaatcattgaaaatgtattttataattaaatttaaaggtaaaattcaaatactaaatatatttattacacaTGGTGGGgtacatttaaagtatttagttctgctaatattaaatattttggcTTGCAGCTAACAGCACATCAGGAAGATATTTCAATACAGAAATGTCAGCTTAGTGGAAACTATATCCATCTACTGTATTGCAATGAATGCATAATACAGAAAGTGGAGGTTTTCCTTTTGCTTGAATTACTGAATCATTGTGATGTACAAAAAAAGCTAACAAGCCTGTGGAGCTGCTGAGGTGTTTGGACAGTCAAAGCTGCTTTAATAGCAGCCTTTATTATTGGTTCTGATATTTCTCAACTTGGCCTTTGCTTCACAATGCCGTTAAGGGTGTGGAAATATCAGCTGATTGTTTAAAGTACCTTCCAGTTCAATTTCCATTATTATGCTTGGAAAGAGCCCTCTAAATCTATACAGAAGAGgaatttgacttttaaattgaattactgTAATAAACTTTTTGATGAGATTCTAATTTATTGGAGCTACATCTGTACATGAACCAGCTAAATGTTTATGTCCACTCAAATATTAGTCACACTTGTgctctaaaaaaataatgtttgtggACTGTGAAGTagcatatttttaatgtgtcttaaacaaacaacacaatcCTGCTGCTAAGTGTTCTTAAGTACAAGTTAGCTTAAGTAAGGATGAATTCACACCTACCATGACTGTCTGATTTACAGGGTGTGTCATGAAATGTTTCACTGCTGCACTCTTGACCGCAGGTGTCTCCCTCTGACTCTGGTGTATCTGATGAACTCTCTGGTTCTTTATGACAAGATGactcattttcttctctttccgTTTCGTCATCATATTCACCAGTCTTCCGTTTCTTGGCCTCCTGTTTGTCACAATCGGATTCTTCGTCTTCTTCTCGATGTTTGTGCTTTATACCATGTTTTGGTTTCGCCTCGTCTTCTGAAGGTGACGTTTCACTGTcacaaacaataaatctgtTGGTAATGTTCATAGTTTTTGGCTTTTATAAGAGTCTTAACTTAGCAAGATTTTATTACTAATGTGAGAACTTGGCTTTACACAGTCTCCTCAGTGTGAATATACACAGTCTTTTCCATACTCACTTACTGGTATCCCTAgtaaatgttattaaatattattgttttgcaaagataatttcacactgaattctgaaatattcaatCTTTAATCCATGTACATTTACTCATCAGAAGTAAGGATCAAATGTTATGAAAAAAGTGTTATTACATACATGCCACTTACTTTCACCCCTTACAATTTCTGCTAAATAAGCATAACTGAAGCATTTTAATGAACAACTTCTTATTTCTTTGGGATAAAATCCAAAATGGGATGTAGAagcccttttttgtttttgctatttttcaaaGTGGGAAAAAAGGAACATGATGTgcaaaaagaaatgcataagATAGAAAATGGCTGTTCATCATAAACATTTGATGAGCAGCCATTATTACAGAGACAATAATGAACAAGATTGAAAATGTGTAAAGCACCTTATGTTGTGATGGAGCATCTGTGATGAATTGCTTAAAACAATTATCTCCTTTCTAAACGCTTCTTTCTACACATCTTTACTACGAATACCAATAAACATGGCGGATGCTGTACTACACAGTGGCTCACACATTACCTGGAATGCTGCTCCTCTGTTTCAGTGATTCCATCTGGCTCTTTACTGGCTGGACACTCTGGGAGCCCGTTGGTGGAAAGTGAAGACGATGACAGCTTTGGTCTGTTGAGTGTTTTTGACAAACTTGGCCCATTCACATTTTGACTGCTGAAGAAGACCACAACAAACAGATTAATATCTACACATTCAggagtctgtttttttcttaaaagaaatatCAGCTATTTAAAATCAGCAATTACCCCCACCTTTCTGAATATAGAGATGGGTTTCCAAGAAACATCACTCCATTCATTCTATTCATCGTCGATGTCCCATTTTTCCTTTTAAcgaagtaaaaaagaaaaaagtaattaattttacattaatatttGTAGCTGTTACAACTAAGTTGGCAGCTAATTTACTTACTCTGATGTGGGGTGCAGATAGCTTACCACCATTACATTCtgcaggaaacaaaagaaaataaaaatacagttcaAAACAACAGACTGTGCACAGCACCAATATATGGATTTTAGGCCTTAAAAAGATAACTGTATCTAACCTTTTCCAGACCTCTGAGAAACTTGTCTGTACCCGAATAATTACGCTTGGGATCTGTAAGCAGCTCACACAGCCGCTGAATGGTGAATGGGATCCTGGAAAGGTTATCAGAGACATaagtaaaagtaataaatagaCATCTCGCTCCCAGCATCAGAACTGTTTAAAAAGATGGGTTCTAAGCATAGATGGATGATGAACTAACCTatgaaaaaaggtaaaaaaaaaaaaagaataaaacacctCCTTACCATCCTCCTGCCAACAATCTTTTTTGGAACATGAGGtgtaaaaagcttttaatgGTTATTGTTACTgttctcataaaaaaataaataaaaaaataagaccaCTTGCAATATGAGCCATTATTGATAAACCCTTCAAATATCACAGTCCAGTGTTTAACATGTAATCCGTGTGAATTCATTATACCTGGaatataaaagcaaataaatattgCATTGCAAAGACCTATATGcgataataatttgaaaacactGCCATCACAATGATGACATAATTGCAATATATTGTGTTTCCTTACAACAAGGCATTAACTTTATTATCTAGATGAGTAGgaaagtttgtaatttattgattCTTTTGCCCAGTTGCAGAGTATTTATATCATGCTTCACTCACCCATTATAACCATCCACAATCTTTAAGATCCTattcttcatttcttcaaaGGGAATATATTCCACATTGGGATTGTGAGAGTCTCTCTCCTCTGGCGCTGAAGCATGAAAATCCTCCATCACTTTATCCagcttaaataaaaagtatgttttgaACTGTAACCATGGGATCCTAAAGGGGATATGTAATATTAGAAAAAGTACAGATAATAAGTAATTATATATGTTCAAGTCTACAATGTGTGCACAGTTATTAGGTAAGtcttatttgattgtttttataaatccCCATCTACTGTGCTCTTGACTAATCCGAAATGTTAGTAAACCTTAAACATGAATTTTTAAGAAAGCAAAAATGAGGTTTGGGCTTTGTTAGAAGAATGTCTATATACGGTATGTACAAATATCAGGCAAATATTACTGTGCAGAAttcaactaaatgaaaaacacatgTCCTCcatctctttttattttcattgcttAAGTGAATGAACTCAAAAATctctaataaatatttctgacatttaaaaaagtgaaaccaGTAGCTAAACAAGCCACATTTCTTTTCGATAATCATTACTAGCCTTTCATGAAGTGTGTCAGCATCTTGATCTGTTGACAGTCAACTTTTTGTGCACCAAGAACTACAGCcacttaaatttcttttttttttgcccattttgcctaaaaaataaagaaactgccTAATAATAATGCATACCTTAATACATGGTATTAAGGAAAAAATTGGGGAAGACGAAACTGAAATTTGTGATAGAGGAATGGATGCTCAGGTGCTGTTGTTGATGGATCCAGGTGCTGAGCTGGGCTGGGCGGTACTGTCCGACACGCTGCCCTCGTGTGAGGCAGGCGATGTCTGTGCACGAGCGTGAGGAGCAATGTGTGTATGATGTTTATCATCATACACATGAAGGTGTGTATGATTATGTTTATCATTACACAGATAGACATCATATGCCATATTTAAATCCATTAAGAATTCAAGTTCATCCGCCTTGAAGTTAAAAAACTAAGTCTAAAAATGATCTTATGGTCAAAATACTCACTTGTCTATGCCTAATAATTGTG
It encodes the following:
- the LOC114143949 gene encoding serine/threonine-protein phosphatase 4 regulatory subunit 2-A-like isoform X1; the encoded protein is MDIDAILEAFQDFEKRGKKETCPALEQFLCHVAKTGQPMIPWLQFKTYFLFKLDKVMEDFHASAPEERDSHNPNVEYIPFEEMKNRILKIVDGYNGIPFTIQRLCELLTDPKRNYSGTDKFLRGLEKNVMVVSYLHPTSEKNGTSTMNRMNGVMFLGNPSLYSESSQNVNGPSLSKTLNRPKLSSSSLSTNGLPECPASKEPDGITETEEQHSSETSPSEDEAKPKHGIKHKHREEDEESDCDKQEAKKRKTGEYDDETEREENESSCHKEPESSSDTPESEGDTCGQECSSETFHDTPCKSDSHGESSTPSEPPEREGELNEAGAAASVQSNISVDQLKQATLSETHSTLEQDNALCNSSSSDAEGLPSEKVSCSNSPELQTEGGAETSDSAETSLELGEHN
- the LOC114143949 gene encoding serine/threonine-protein phosphatase 4 regulatory subunit 2-A-like isoform X2, whose product is MDIDAILEAFQDFEKRGKKETCPALEQFLCHVAKTGQPMIPWLQFKTYFLFKLDKVMEDFHASAPEERDSHNPNVEYIPFEEMKNRILKIVDGYNGIPFTIQRLCELLTDPKRNYSGTDKFLRGLEKNVMVVSYLHPTSEKNGTSTMNRMNGVMFLGNPSLYSESQNVNGPSLSKTLNRPKLSSSSLSTNGLPECPASKEPDGITETEEQHSSETSPSEDEAKPKHGIKHKHREEDEESDCDKQEAKKRKTGEYDDETEREENESSCHKEPESSSDTPESEGDTCGQECSSETFHDTPCKSDSHGESSTPSEPPEREGELNEAGAAASVQSNISVDQLKQATLSETHSTLEQDNALCNSSSSDAEGLPSEKVSCSNSPELQTEGGAETSDSAETSLELGEHN